The genomic DNA cgcagatcatgggtcctctaacaggataatgacctaaaacacacagctaaaagcacccaagaatggataagaacaaaacattggactattctgaagtggccttctatgagtcctgatctgaatcctatcgaacatcaatggaaagagttgaaacttgcagtctggagaaggcacccatcaaacctgagacagctggagcagtttgctcaggaagagtgggccaaactacctgttaacaggtgcagaagtctcattgagagctacagaaaacatttgattgcagtgattgcctctaaaggttgtgcaacaaaatattaggttagcggtcccatcatttttgtccatgccattttcatttgttttattatttacaatattatgttgaataaaaaatcaaaagcaaagtctgatttctattaaatatggaataaacaatagtggatgccaattacttttgtcagtttcaagttatttcagagaaaattgtgcattcttcgttttttgtggaggggtaccaaccaatttgagcacgtctgtatataaatgtaatttatacacacatacaattccattaaattatccattgtatggtctcatgttatgctttacctaaaataaatacattcatcctaaactggtatagaaatgtattccctgtatctactggcatacatttcatcaaatgctcttgtcaaatgctcttggttgtgaacacaaaaataagcattactgttctagctttgttgttctcagtctttaaaatgtatattaacaatctaacagcttgcagctaacatgcttaacactgtgcgtaataatgatctacggttaagcttgatcaattatgaaagagattgttgaattaatttgaagcagtagcaattttatatataatatatgttccgttctaatatcccagtatatagtcacttataagttacgttgcagtactccacaccattcttcccatggcctgaactcagaataaactgtccagctaacaagttagaaattgttcattggctatgaaagaaggtgttcttactaacttttcacttgtaatcttaaatgagcatcatccagccagttgtgcaagaaaaggctctgattgttgtatgataatgtgggggaggaatgtatccaaagaaaagacaaaaacctagtgtatggtgtattgagggtttagtaagttgaaggtaaaagattaaacttcaaagtatattgaatttggtatttgactgcattgtgaccactttaaaatccacagccttcctttatagtttgagttaagcgaacagagcaaggctatcattttaatctttttttttcttataaagctataaaatagcagctctgtaagtgtttgctgtaaaaaggttgtcagtataacaaaggggatccttttcagatgctgctttgataatacacaatagcatcccCCAAGCAGGTTTACCTACATCTAAAATTTttgcaatgataaaaatggattactgtgaaggaatggtttgcagtgtgcaggtgtagtgatgatgcagtgctccagaacaaacacacacaagacagttcacaattaacagctctttattttcagctgggttgcgtgccaacaacactttaaataataagcatgggctctacacatcaatgtgtattgtgccatgcaaaaggagggttacagtcccgaaataataaaaacactttttaaacacacaatacacagacacagacatgtctcctgacagtgggtgctctagtgcaagtgaatggtgaaagacaaacacagaggtaacagtaggtcagtgtagtccggggtttggtgctggcgtgcagcgacagctcccggttcgtgttagctgtctagccaaacaaacaatgacagttagctgacaaacaaacaaaacacaaaacactcacagtacttttaattctcctgtgcatacggtccttatagtttaaccatcaaaactaaggaacagatcactggggccacttccccttaaaaccctccgtcatgccctctttcggtggcgcggccaatcacgtctcctccaatccgtgactagagcatatggaatcttcctctacttctctgctattcaaatctgaaatcaaaacagaaataacttttaacaATCAAGAGATACAGTTGTTTTAGTAACCTCATCAActaaaattttctctaactttttataaactgccattttgaccactttcccaacaagttagacaactacttagagcaaatgaaatcttcctctacttctcagctattcaaatatgaaatcaaaacaggaatggcgtctaccattcaagaggtacagctgttttagtaaccgcgtcaacttctttcagtaggctacttcccactgttgaattaactgtcatagaactttgagaaatatcaaattctagcacattctaagcatgagacaattaataaacaatgtgacttttgacacaaatcagctactttgaccactttcccaataaagcaagccccacaacttgtaaagttaccatctagtttgttttgtttttgttttacaggcattaaacagccaaaccatgctgtattggttgcagcagctgcaaataaaacggtggcagcacaataccagcctggtgaaaatacctgcagagccctccactacctccacacagctctgccagctgccttctgcaccttgggaaggtaagctcactgacagcccagttttaattctagctcaagtcgaccaaattgtgtgtggggtggggttcttcagtttgtgatctgatggagaaaagggttccagggtaggtgttgtgtgcatgcaaaacaaaacagctgaaccggaataacccaatttaaattatttattctaaacgcttacaaagtgttgctatactcttgtaaccaccacatattttttcatgttcTGCCCTTTAACCTGTTATGTAAACTAGTCAGCCCTATCCAGGCAGCTGCCTGTAAGCAAGAGAAGCAACCAGTTGAGCtttggattttgttatttgttgtgtactactttagtttgtgtgtgtgtgtttgtttctatgcatttagtttcgttttctctgtactttgccttcagaagtcagttTGTGTTTCCTCTGCCTTGCCCTTACAGGAACACAGTCCTCAATATCTGTGGAAACAAGCCAGCTCAGGAGCTGAGGCGGAGTGTGTTCAACTTTGACAAGATTCAGCAGTCGGAAGACTGTCCCTGTGAGGATCCTGTGACACAGATACTGGGGGAAACAACAGGTGCGTCCTTCAGTTGACAGGAAACTGCCCTGCaaagtctgtgtctctgcttagttcatgtctggatcagttcaatgcggggaccaccacagtggctctgaaactattacattcttctcatgcagggtaagaactctttctgctgttataaatgtgcagaggtttcctgttcctaaaaggtgaaccatgcaggagtaaagcttgttaataagataaagaatgagtgtcaataaagccttttttaaagaaatttctagaaaactcACTAGATAGCTCACAATTTCAcctttcattgaaaacaacagctctttttaacaactattttcttttgcagcaaaTTGTAGTTTTGGCTAGGCACCCTAGAATTAACATCGGTACTATGGGTTCTATGATGATTTTTGTGTGTATAACAAATTTGAATTCcagaaataatcattattttcttttttttgtttaatgattatgaagggtatattgtcaggtaggtggctccagaataaaataaagaaccagcaagtttaagaaaaaaaaaatatatatatatatatatattaaataaatattcatgcatttcaaatgctttctttgCTTGCTCTCTTTCCTAGCACCTCCAGCACCGCCTGTACCTCTGACACCCCCAGCacctacagtcctttcagctccttcagtttcttcagttacAAACGAGTCTGCGCAGGAAGCAAAGACTGGAGGAAAGAGTTCTCCATCAAGCAGCATGAACAAGAGGGAGAAGAAAATGACCAGTTCTCTTCAGCCTTCTGGGGAGAAGGTGATAGGAAAGGAGGGGAGCCCCGTGGACAAACTATCCAGACTCCAGCACGAGGTGTTCACGCTCACTGAGGGGCTCAAGTCACAAAAGGTATATGTTTGGTTTGGGTGACTGaagtatatttaagcacataacaactgataactgagttattaaataatatgtcttgtgaggcacttgtacaatgaatgattgaaccttataaatgtttcccatagtaaaatcataaagcatagtggtacagcataggtcagcattgtaaagaccagctaggtatggtaaagcatattaataaacatggaaagccAGGGTACACTGTGGGAAAATAACAGTCTAATCacagggaaagcatgggaaaactgtaaaaaatactgtgcaaaaacacagtggtaaacctttataaagttgtatgatagtatttaaatatgatgttgTATCTATAATAAGCATGGTATGAACGATCATAAGACAGAAACAGTGGATTAAGTCAAGCAGTTACATGAAGTAATACAAACTCAAATCCAAGACCAGCAATAATTTTGCCTAAACTGATTAAAGTACTGATCTACTGTATTGACTGTGTGATGTCTTAACTCTTTTTCTATGCAAGTCAGAAACCTGCATGCTGACCACAAATTGGTtgctttactgtgcattttctttcctctttggctaaggtgtcactgggtgtgaagGCAAACGCATTTAGCAGAATAACTCATGCATTACCTAACAGgagagctttttaaaagtgtgataACTGTATTGCTGATAATCCAAATTGTTATAAACATGGTGGTATGATGTTCTATAGTAGCTGTGTATGTAAAATAGGGTTGAAGGGCACTTCTGAAACAGTGAAGAGAGTCTGTTGTTGCTTCATTGTCTGTAACTGAAACTCTTGTGCTGTACTACTGTTCCTATGAATCCATAAAGGTTAcactgtagaatttttttttattattttgtcatcaacacatacagtacgagtgtattaaaatacaaaatctctgggGCCCCCGAGGGGCtcagctggtaaaggcatgagtgcatggtgtgcagggtgagtcaggaagtcaagggtaattttgtgccctgtgcagggactgtttctgcagGGCTAGATCTAAACAGTCACAATAGAGCTCCT from Acipenser ruthenus chromosome 2, fAciRut3.2 maternal haplotype, whole genome shotgun sequence includes the following:
- the LOC131701968 gene encoding TBC1 domain family member 2A-like isoform X2 — its product is MHLVSFSLYFAFRSQFVFPLPCPYRNTVLNICGNKPAQELRRSVFNFDKIQQSEDCPCEDPVTQILGETTAPPVPLTPPAPTVLSAPSVSSVTNESAQEAKTGGKSSPSSSMNKREKKMTSSLQPSGEKVIGKEGSPVDKLSRLQHEVFTLTEGLKSQKELVRLLHKALEAAQQEKRTSKQFLAAAGEQERLELVRRTIRLTYNKTDMTYNKTDITFYIFTNNGFI
- the LOC131701968 gene encoding TBC1 domain family member 2A-like isoform X1 encodes the protein MHLVSFSLYFAFRSQFVFPLPCPYRNTVLNICGNKPAQELRRSVFNFDKIQQSEDCPCEDPVTQILGETTAPPAPPVPLTPPAPTVLSAPSVSSVTNESAQEAKTGGKSSPSSSMNKREKKMTSSLQPSGEKVIGKEGSPVDKLSRLQHEVFTLTEGLKSQKELVRLLHKALEAAQQEKRTSKQFLAAAGEQERLELVRRTIRLTYNKTDMTYNKTDITFYIFTNNGFI
- the LOC131701968 gene encoding TBC1 domain family member 2A-like isoform X4 — protein: MQAPPVPLTPPAPTVLSAPSVSSVTNESAQEAKTGGKSSPSSSMNKREKKMTSSLQPSGEKVIGKEGSPVDKLSRLQHEVFTLTEGLKSQKELVRLLHKALEAAQQEKRTSKQFLAAAGEQERLELVRRTIRLTYNKTDMTYNKTDITFYIFTNNGFI
- the LOC131701968 gene encoding TBC1 domain family member 2A-like isoform X3 — translated: MQAPPAPPVPLTPPAPTVLSAPSVSSVTNESAQEAKTGGKSSPSSSMNKREKKMTSSLQPSGEKVIGKEGSPVDKLSRLQHEVFTLTEGLKSQKELVRLLHKALEAAQQEKRTSKQFLAAAGEQERLELVRRTIRLTYNKTDMTYNKTDITFYIFTNNGFI